The following proteins come from a genomic window of Paucimonas lemoignei:
- a CDS encoding lipoprotein, whose protein sequence is MTLRLTFAVLAATLALSACSSTPTHYYTLIAPMAANAPVTSTSSPVQFEMLPVLMPVQVDQPPLVVRQGNGSLAILDAERWGSPLGDEFHDALTGQLERRFGSRDMAGLPKDAEQPVLSVRTDVRRFESAADSYALIDVVWTLGLRSTGAKRQSLTCSSVIREQAGAGMENLVLAHQRAVSKLADNIAKTAGAWVKQTSTRCQ, encoded by the coding sequence ATGACCCTGCGCCTGACCTTCGCGGTACTGGCTGCGACCCTGGCGCTGAGCGCCTGCTCTTCGACGCCGACGCATTACTACACCCTGATCGCGCCGATGGCGGCCAATGCTCCGGTGACATCGACGTCCAGCCCTGTGCAGTTCGAAATGCTGCCGGTGTTGATGCCGGTGCAGGTAGACCAGCCGCCGCTGGTGGTGCGCCAGGGCAATGGCAGCCTGGCGATTCTGGACGCCGAGCGCTGGGGCTCGCCGCTGGGTGATGAATTCCACGACGCATTGACAGGGCAGCTGGAGCGTCGTTTCGGCAGCCGCGACATGGCTGGCCTGCCAAAAGACGCTGAGCAGCCGGTGTTGTCGGTACGCACCGACGTGCGCCGCTTTGAGTCGGCCGCCGACAGCTATGCATTGATCGATGTGGTCTGGACCCTGGGCCTGCGCAGCACCGGCGCCAAACGCCAGAGCCTTACCTGCAGCAGCGTCATCCGTGAACAGGCCGGTGCTGGCATGGAAAACCTGGTGCTGGCTCACCAGCGCGCCGTATCGAAACTGGCCGACAACATCGCCAAAACCGCCGGTGCGTGGGTGAAACAGACGTCGACTCGTTGCCAATGA
- the rebM gene encoding type 11 methyltransferase, with amino-acid sequence MNEAPDLLAIKSRQKTAWASGDYAVVGTTLQLVGELLAEACDLRYDEQVLDVAAGNGNATLAAARRGCCVTSTDYVCGLLERGRERARAEHFDVSFQEADAEALPFQEASFDAVLSTFGVMFTPDQPRAAREMARVCRPGGRIGLANWTPEGFVGQMFKTLGKHLPPPAGLNPPSLWGTEVHLHTLFADTAADIQVTRRHFSFRYRSAEHFIEVFSAWYGPMHKAFEALPAEGAVALHRDLSELLNRLNRGGDTSLVVPSEYLEVVIRRK; translated from the coding sequence ATGAATGAAGCCCCTGATTTACTCGCCATCAAATCCCGTCAGAAAACCGCCTGGGCCAGCGGCGATTACGCGGTGGTCGGCACCACTTTGCAACTGGTGGGCGAACTGCTCGCCGAAGCCTGTGACCTGCGTTACGACGAACAGGTGTTGGACGTCGCCGCTGGTAACGGCAACGCCACCCTCGCAGCGGCCCGACGGGGTTGTTGCGTGACTTCAACCGATTACGTATGCGGGTTGCTGGAACGCGGTCGCGAGCGCGCGCGGGCCGAGCACTTCGATGTCAGCTTTCAGGAGGCCGATGCCGAAGCCCTGCCTTTTCAAGAGGCCAGTTTTGACGCTGTGCTGTCGACCTTTGGCGTGATGTTCACCCCTGACCAGCCACGTGCCGCGCGGGAAATGGCCCGGGTCTGTCGCCCAGGCGGGCGGATTGGCCTGGCTAACTGGACACCCGAAGGTTTTGTCGGACAGATGTTCAAAACCCTCGGCAAGCACCTGCCACCGCCTGCAGGGCTCAACCCGCCTTCGCTGTGGGGCACTGAAGTGCATCTGCACACGCTGTTTGCGGACACGGCTGCAGACATACAGGTCACCCGCCGGCATTTCAGTTTTCGCTACCGCTCGGCGGAGCATTTCATTGAAGTGTTCAGCGCCTGGTACGGACCGATGCACAAGGCGTTCGAGGCGCTGCCCGCTGAGGGGGCTGTAGCGCTGCACCGGGATTTGAGCGAGTTGCTCAACCGCTTGAATCGCGGGGGTGATACTTCGCTTGTGGTGCCCAGTGAGTATCTGGAGGTGGTGATCAGGCGCAAATAG
- the hyuC2 gene encoding hydantoin utilization protein C: MNTASTVFDSNALLINSQRLWQSLMDLAQLGATVKGGVCRLALTDLDRQARDLFVKWCEEAGCTVSVDAIGNIFARRPGRDPARAPVMTGSHIDTQPTGGKFDGCFGVMAGLEVIRTLNDLGLETEAPVEVVVWTNEEGSRFPPCMMGSGVFAGKLDLAETLAKQDEQGLVVGEELQRIGYAGSRAVLGHPVGAYFEAHIEQGPILEDQAKTIGVVMGCLGQKWFDLTLTGVEAHAGPTPMHLRKDALVGAAQVVSAVNRIALQSQPHACGTVGCLNIYPGSRNVIPGEVKMTIDFRHLHADTLQAMVDDLLQTLSQTCAQHGLSYELTPTADFPPLDFASQCVDAVREGAAQLGLSHMDIVSGAGHDAIFIAELGPAGMIFVPCEGGISHNEIENATPEDLGAGCAVLLRAMVSVAG, translated from the coding sequence ATGAACACTGCTTCCACCGTTTTTGATTCCAACGCCCTCCTGATCAACAGCCAACGCCTCTGGCAATCCCTGATGGACCTCGCCCAGCTAGGCGCCACGGTCAAAGGCGGAGTGTGCCGGCTTGCGCTGACGGATCTGGATCGCCAGGCCCGTGACCTGTTCGTGAAGTGGTGCGAAGAGGCGGGCTGCACAGTCAGCGTCGACGCCATCGGCAATATCTTCGCCCGCCGTCCTGGCCGTGACCCGGCGCGGGCGCCGGTGATGACCGGCAGCCATATCGACACCCAACCCACCGGCGGCAAGTTTGATGGCTGTTTTGGGGTTATGGCCGGGCTGGAAGTGATTCGTACCTTGAACGATCTGGGCCTGGAAACCGAGGCGCCGGTAGAAGTGGTGGTCTGGACCAACGAAGAGGGTTCGCGCTTCCCGCCGTGCATGATGGGCTCAGGGGTATTTGCCGGGAAGCTGGACCTGGCCGAAACCCTGGCCAAGCAGGATGAGCAGGGCCTGGTGGTCGGCGAGGAACTGCAACGCATCGGCTATGCGGGCAGTCGTGCCGTGTTGGGGCATCCGGTGGGGGCGTATTTCGAGGCGCATATCGAACAAGGCCCGATTCTCGAAGACCAGGCGAAGACCATTGGCGTGGTGATGGGCTGCCTGGGACAGAAGTGGTTCGACCTGACCTTGACCGGTGTTGAAGCCCACGCCGGGCCAACGCCTATGCACCTGCGCAAAGATGCGCTGGTGGGCGCCGCGCAGGTGGTCAGCGCGGTCAATCGCATCGCTCTGCAAAGCCAGCCCCATGCCTGCGGCACGGTGGGGTGCCTGAATATTTATCCCGGCTCACGCAACGTCATCCCCGGCGAGGTGAAGATGACCATCGACTTCCGCCATCTGCATGCCGACACGTTGCAGGCGATGGTGGACGACTTGCTCCAGACCCTGTCACAGACCTGTGCTCAGCATGGCTTGAGCTATGAACTCACGCCGACTGCGGATTTTCCGCCGCTGGATTTCGCCAGTCAGTGTGTAGACGCCGTGCGTGAAGGTGCAGCGCAACTGGGGCTGAGCCATATGGACATCGTCAGCGGCGCTGGCCACGATGCGATCTTCATCGCTGAGCTGGGTCCGGCCGGGATGATCTTCGTGCCATGCGAAGGTGGGATCAGCCATAACGAAATTGAAAATGCTACGCCTGAGGATCTGGGGGCGGGGTGTGCGGTGCTGCTCCGGGCGATGGTGAGTGTGGCGGGGTGA
- the gatA_3 gene encoding amidase has translation MTDSAFAFMPYPPVDVPHAATGPLAGYTFAAKDLFDVAGYPTGGGNPHVLAMSGIKTRTAPTIQRLLDAGAELVGKAHTNEMAYSMSGKNAHYGTPRNGAAHDRIPGGSSSGSASAVSNDLCDFAMGSDTGGSVRTPASYCGLFGLRPSHGRVSLENTQALCESMDTAGYFARDAKVFGLVGECLLGEDPAPLPETPQLLISDELFALLPAASLDALAPALAQISACCGPLEKLVGELPSLADAYWAFRYIQGREAWQAQGEFIERNGLALGPDVAARFAWSKAVTDEQYNAACTLREQFAARWKELLGNKVLVMPTVPDIAPLLSALDEEIEETRRISHHLLAISVMCRTPQLSMPLIKKDGVPLGISLMGPVGSDLSLVKLAVRIAGYKS, from the coding sequence ATGACCGATTCTGCTTTTGCCTTCATGCCTTACCCCCCTGTGGATGTGCCGCATGCAGCCACCGGTCCATTGGCCGGTTACACCTTTGCCGCCAAGGATTTGTTTGACGTGGCGGGCTACCCCACGGGCGGCGGCAATCCCCACGTGTTGGCCATGTCCGGGATCAAGACCCGCACGGCACCGACCATCCAGCGTTTACTGGACGCCGGTGCCGAACTGGTGGGCAAGGCGCACACCAATGAAATGGCCTACTCCATGAGCGGCAAGAATGCCCATTACGGCACACCCCGCAATGGCGCCGCCCATGATCGGATTCCCGGCGGTTCGTCGTCCGGCTCGGCCTCGGCGGTCTCCAACGACCTGTGCGATTTCGCCATGGGCAGCGACACCGGCGGCTCGGTGCGCACCCCGGCGAGTTATTGCGGGCTGTTCGGCTTGCGGCCGAGCCATGGCAGGGTCTCGCTGGAGAACACCCAGGCGCTGTGTGAAAGCATGGACACCGCCGGTTACTTCGCGCGGGACGCCAAGGTGTTTGGTCTGGTGGGCGAGTGCCTGTTGGGCGAAGACCCGGCTCCTCTGCCGGAAACCCCGCAACTGCTGATCAGCGACGAACTGTTCGCCCTGTTGCCCGCTGCCTCCCTGGATGCACTGGCTCCGGCGCTGGCTCAAATCAGCGCCTGCTGCGGCCCGCTGGAAAAACTGGTCGGCGAGCTGCCGTCCCTGGCTGATGCCTATTGGGCGTTCCGTTACATCCAGGGGCGCGAGGCATGGCAGGCGCAAGGCGAGTTCATCGAACGCAACGGCCTGGCCCTGGGCCCGGATGTCGCTGCCCGTTTCGCCTGGAGCAAGGCCGTCACCGACGAGCAGTACAACGCCGCCTGCACTTTGCGCGAGCAGTTCGCCGCCCGCTGGAAGGAACTGTTGGGCAACAAGGTTCTGGTGATGCCCACCGTGCCCGACATCGCGCCATTGCTCAGCGCGCTGGACGAAGAAATCGAAGAAACCCGTCGCATCTCCCATCACCTGCTGGCCATTTCAGTAATGTGCCGCACGCCACAGCTGAGCATGCCGCTGATCAAGAAAGACGGCGTGCCGCTGGGTATTTCCCTGATGGGGCCGGTGGGCAGTGATTTGAGCCTGGTGAAGCTAGCGGTGCGGATTGCCGGGTACAAATCTTGA
- the gsiA_10 gene encoding oligopeptide/dipeptide ABC transporter ATP-binding protein-like protein, which yields MSEQPMVAVRDLKVRFKRGRQTLSAVNGVSLQVARGEVLALIGESGSGKSVTLRALMRLHSERSTTIEGQIDIAGQDLMKMSRSQLQALRGPVAAMIFQEPLLALDPVYTIGQQIVEALRRHRPMSKAEARSAALEALRSVRIPSPEQRLDAYPHEMSGGMRQRAMIALALACQPQILLADEPTTALDATVQIQILILLRELQQALGLSIIFVTHDIGAAVEVADRVAVMYGGRIVEQAPLAELLDNPQHPYTRVLLGTRPKDGLRKGERLTSIPGAPPDLANLPAGCAFAPRCPRASDVCRSEVPPIEDIRAGHSVSCHHWNMATVHSFRESLS from the coding sequence CCCTGTCGGCGGTCAATGGCGTCAGCCTGCAAGTAGCGCGGGGTGAAGTCCTGGCGCTGATCGGCGAATCCGGCTCTGGCAAAAGCGTGACCCTGCGGGCCTTGATGCGCCTGCACTCAGAGCGCTCGACCACCATTGAAGGGCAGATCGACATTGCCGGGCAGGACCTGATGAAGATGTCCCGCAGCCAGTTGCAGGCCTTGCGTGGCCCCGTGGCGGCAATGATCTTTCAGGAGCCTTTGCTGGCGTTGGACCCGGTGTACACGATCGGTCAGCAGATCGTCGAAGCATTGCGTCGCCACCGCCCGATGTCCAAGGCCGAAGCGCGTTCGGCGGCGCTTGAAGCCCTGCGTAGCGTGCGCATCCCCAGCCCGGAACAACGGCTGGACGCGTACCCCCATGAAATGTCCGGCGGCATGCGACAACGGGCGATGATTGCCCTGGCGCTGGCCTGCCAGCCGCAAATTCTGCTGGCCGATGAGCCGACCACCGCGCTGGATGCCACGGTACAGATCCAGATTCTGATTTTGTTGCGCGAGCTGCAACAGGCCCTCGGGTTGTCGATTATCTTCGTCACCCATGACATCGGCGCGGCGGTAGAAGTCGCCGATCGAGTGGCGGTGATGTATGGCGGTCGCATTGTCGAGCAGGCGCCTCTGGCCGAGTTACTGGATAACCCGCAGCACCCTTATACCCGCGTCCTGCTCGGCACGCGGCCCAAGGACGGCCTGCGCAAGGGCGAGCGCCTGACCAGCATTCCGGGAGCGCCGCCGGATCTGGCCAATCTTCCCGCCGGGTGTGCTTTTGCTCCTCGCTGTCCACGGGCCAGCGATGTGTGCCGCAGTGAAGTGCCGCCAATCGAAGACATTCGTGCCGGGCATTCCGTGAGTTGCCATCACTGGAATATGGCCACCGTTCATTCCTTTCGCGAGTCTTTGTCATGA